From the Clostridium putrefaciens genome, one window contains:
- the fusA gene encoding elongation factor G, translating to MPRQFALEKYRNIGIMAHIDAGKTTTTERILFYTGKTHKIGETHEGAATMDWMVQEQERGITITSAATTCQWKGYEINIIDTPGHVDFTVEVERSLRVLDGAVTVLDAKSGVEPQTETVWRQADKYGVPRMIYVNKMDAVGADFYTCLNSIRDRLKANAVPIQIPIGQESEFMGMVDLVKMIGIVHKNDLGTEIEEGEIPAELKEKAEEYRLAMLESIAECDEELMVKYLDGEEITEDEINAALRKATIGNQIIPVICGSSYKNKGVQEMIDAAVAYMPSPLDIPPVKGVKIDSEEEDERKADEAEPLSALAFKIATDPFVGKLAFTRIYSGTMKSGTYVLNSTKGKRERVGRLVRMHANHREEVDELYAGDLGAVVGLKDTTTGDTLCSENDPIILETMDFPEPVISVAIEPKTKASQEKMGLALSKLAEEDPTFKTFTDQETGQVIIAGMGELHLEIIVDRLQREFKVECNVGKPQVAYKETIRKAVKAEGKFVRQSGGRGQYGHCWIEMIPNEGEYVFENAIVGGSIPREYIPAIDNGIKEASDSGILSGYPVINFKVRLVDGSYHDVDSSEMAFKIAGSMAFKNAMAKADPVLLEPAMKVEVVVAEEYMGDVIGDINSRRGKIESMEARSGAQVINSFVPLSEMFGYATTLRSKTQGRGTYSMEFDHYEEVPKSIQEQVVGKK from the coding sequence GTGCCAAGACAATTTGCGTTAGAAAAGTACCGTAATATAGGGATAATGGCTCATATCGATGCAGGTAAAACTACAACAACTGAGCGTATTTTATTTTACACAGGAAAAACACATAAAATAGGGGAAACTCATGAAGGTGCAGCTACAATGGACTGGATGGTTCAAGAACAAGAAAGAGGTATAACAATTACTTCAGCAGCTACTACATGCCAGTGGAAGGGTTATGAGATAAACATAATCGATACACCAGGCCACGTAGACTTTACAGTTGAGGTTGAAAGATCTCTTAGGGTTCTTGATGGAGCTGTAACAGTTCTTGATGCTAAGAGTGGGGTAGAACCACAAACTGAAACTGTTTGGAGACAAGCGGATAAGTATGGTGTACCAAGAATGATATATGTAAATAAGATGGATGCTGTTGGGGCAGACTTCTACACCTGTTTAAATTCTATAAGAGATAGACTTAAAGCAAATGCAGTGCCAATTCAAATACCAATAGGTCAAGAATCGGAATTCATGGGAATGGTTGATCTTGTAAAGATGATTGGAATAGTTCACAAGAACGATTTAGGAACTGAAATCGAAGAGGGTGAAATACCAGCAGAATTAAAAGAAAAGGCTGAAGAATATAGATTAGCTATGCTTGAGTCTATTGCAGAATGCGATGAAGAGTTAATGGTTAAATATCTAGATGGAGAAGAAATAACTGAAGATGAAATAAATGCAGCTTTAAGAAAAGCTACTATTGGCAATCAAATAATCCCAGTTATTTGTGGATCATCATATAAAAACAAAGGCGTTCAAGAAATGATAGACGCTGCTGTTGCATATATGCCATCACCTTTAGATATACCACCAGTAAAAGGTGTTAAAATAGACAGTGAAGAAGAAGATGAAAGAAAAGCTGATGAAGCTGAACCACTTTCTGCACTAGCATTTAAAATAGCAACAGATCCATTTGTAGGTAAACTAGCATTTACAAGAATCTACTCTGGAACAATGAAGAGTGGTACATATGTATTAAACTCAACAAAGGGAAAAAGAGAAAGAGTTGGAAGGCTTGTTAGAATGCATGCAAATCACAGAGAAGAAGTTGATGAGTTATATGCAGGAGATTTAGGTGCAGTTGTTGGACTTAAAGATACAACTACAGGAGATACTCTATGTAGTGAAAATGATCCAATTATACTTGAAACTATGGACTTTCCAGAACCAGTTATATCTGTAGCTATTGAGCCTAAGACTAAAGCCAGTCAAGAAAAGATGGGATTAGCGCTTTCAAAGCTTGCAGAAGAAGATCCAACATTCAAGACTTTTACTGATCAAGAAACAGGTCAAGTTATTATAGCAGGTATGGGTGAACTTCACCTTGAAATTATAGTAGATAGACTTCAAAGAGAATTTAAAGTTGAATGTAATGTTGGTAAACCACAAGTTGCTTACAAAGAAACTATCAGAAAAGCTGTTAAAGCTGAAGGTAAGTTTGTTAGACAATCTGGTGGACGTGGTCAGTATGGTCATTGTTGGATTGAAATGATACCAAATGAAGGTGAATATGTATTCGAAAATGCTATCGTTGGAGGATCTATTCCAAGAGAATATATACCAGCAATAGATAATGGAATTAAAGAAGCATCAGATAGTGGTATTTTATCAGGATATCCAGTTATAAACTTTAAAGTAAGACTAGTTGATGGGTCATATCATGATGTTGACTCCTCAGAAATGGCATTTAAAATAGCAGGATCTATGGCATTTAAAAATGCTATGGCTAAAGCTGATCCAGTATTACTTGAGCCAGCAATGAAAGTTGAAGTTGTTGTAGCTGAAGAATACATGGGAGATGTTATAGGAGATATAAACTCTAGAAGAGGAAAAATTGAAAGTATGGAAGCTAGATCAGGAGCTCAAGTTATCAACTCATTTGTTCCACTTTCAGAAATGTTTGGATATGCTACAACGCTTAGATCAAAGACACAAGGTAGGGGTACTTACAGCATGGAGTTTGATCATTACGAAGAAGTGCCAAAGAGCATACAAGAACAAGTAGTAGGTAAAAAATAA
- the rpsG gene encoding 30S ribosomal protein S7, which yields MPRKGHIGKREVLLDPLYNSEVVTKLINSIMLDGKRGVAQQICYDAFDIIAEKTEKDALEVFETAMANIMPLLEVKARRIGGATYQVPMEVRPERRQTLGIRWLLIASRKRGEKYMRERLANELIDASNNTGAAVKKREETHKMAEANKAFAHYRY from the coding sequence GTGCCAAGAAAAGGACATATAGGAAAAAGAGAAGTTTTACTAGACCCTTTGTACAACAGTGAAGTTGTTACAAAGCTTATAAACAGTATAATGTTAGACGGTAAAAGAGGAGTAGCACAACAAATATGCTACGACGCATTTGATATAATTGCAGAGAAAACAGAAAAAGATGCTTTGGAAGTTTTTGAAACAGCTATGGCTAATATAATGCCGTTACTAGAGGTTAAAGCTAGAAGAATAGGTGGTGCTACTTACCAAGTACCAATGGAAGTAAGACCAGAGAGAAGACAAACATTGGGAATAAGATGGTTGTTAATCGCTTCTAGAAAAAGAGGAGAAAAATACATGAGGGAAAGATTAGCAAATGAGTTAATCGATGCTTCCAACAATACAGGCGCTGCAGTTAAGAAAAGAGAAGAAACACATAAAATGGCTGAAGCTAATAAAGCATTCGCTCATTACAGATATTAA
- the rpsL gene encoding 30S ribosomal protein S12, producing the protein MPTISQLVRKGRKTTATKSGSPALKNCPQKRGVCTVVKTTTPKKPNSALRKVARVRLTNGYEVSAYIPGIGHNLQEHSVVLIRGGRVKDLPGVRYHIIRGALDSAGVANRMQSRSKYGAKRPKQK; encoded by the coding sequence ATGCCAACAATTAGCCAATTAGTAAGAAAAGGCAGAAAGACAACAGCAACTAAATCTGGGTCACCAGCTTTAAAAAACTGTCCACAAAAAAGAGGTGTATGCACAGTAGTTAAAACTACTACACCAAAGAAGCCTAACTCCGCACTTAGAAAAGTTGCAAGAGTTAGATTGACAAATGGTTACGAAGTATCTGCATACATTCCAGGAATAGGACACAATCTACAAGAGCATAGTGTTGTTTTAATAAGAGGTGGAAGAGTAAAAGACCTTCCAGGGGTTAGATATCATATTATTAGAGGAGCTTTAGACTCAGCAGGTGTAGCTAACAGAATGCAAAGTAGATCAAAGTATGGGGCTAAGAGACCAAAGCAAAAATAA
- a CDS encoding ribosomal L7Ae/L30e/S12e/Gadd45 family protein, with translation MIDRLLGKKVVGIKQVTKALNNDQGLKLYVAEDADSKITIPIVSIAEEKNIEIEYIPTMKYLGKMCGIEVGSAATLILKE, from the coding sequence ATGATAGACAGACTTTTAGGAAAAAAGGTCGTAGGCATAAAGCAAGTTACAAAAGCATTAAATAACGACCAGGGGTTAAAACTATATGTAGCAGAAGATGCAGATTCAAAAATTACAATACCTATAGTTAGCATAGCTGAAGAAAAGAACATAGAAATAGAATATATTCCCACCATGAAGTACTTAGGTAAGATGTGCGGAATAGAGGTAGGTTCAGCAGCTACTTTAATCCTAAAAGAATAA
- the rpoC gene encoding DNA-directed RNA polymerase subunit beta': MIELNNFDAMQISLASPEQIREWSRGEVKKPETINYRTLKPERDGLFCERIFGPTKDWECHCGKYKRVRYKGIVCDRCGVEVTKSKVRRERMGHIELAAPVSHIWYFKGIPSRMGLMLDMSPRSLEKVLYFASYIVLDPKDTPLLKKQLLNEKEYREAIDKYGEESFSAGMGAESVKVLLEEIDLVKSTVDLKEDLKNSTGQKKIRIIRRLEVMESFKKSGNKPVWMIIGVIPVIPPDLRPMVQLDGGRFATSDLNDLYRRVINRNNRLKKLLDLGAPNIIVRNEKRMLQEAVDALIDNGRRGRPVTGPGNRPLKSLSDMLKGKQGRFRQNLLGKRVDYSGRSVIVVGPELKMYQCGLPKEMALELFKPFVMKKLVENSLAHNIKSAKRMVERVMPQVWDVLEEVISDHPVLLNRAPTLHRLGIQAFQPVLVEGRAIKLHPLVCTAYNADFDGDQMAVHVPLSVEAQAEARFLMLAAGNILKPSDGKPVSVPTQDMILGSYYLSLDKDGEIGEGKIFISPEEAIMAYEVKEISLHAKIKVRMTREINGEMKQGIINTSVGKLIFNESIPQDLGFVDRTLEENLFKLEVDFLIDKKALGRIVENCYTVHGPTQTSVMLDEIKAKGYHYSTIGAITVSVSDMVVPGQKAELLKEAEETVKKIEKMYKRGFISEEERYERVIDKWTKTTEDVANALMNNLDRFNPIFMMADSGARGSKSQIKQLAGMRGLMANPSGKIIELPIKASFREGLDVLEYFISTHGARKGNADTALKTADSGYLTRRLVDVSQDVIVRNEDCRTKDGIYVSEIKVGNEPIEELKERLTGRYSAEDIIDPKTAKVIVKNHTYMTGEIAGKVQSAGVKKVKIRSVFSCDCKVGVCATCYGMNMATGQKITIGEAVGIIAAQSIGEPGTQLTMRTFHTGGVAGADITQGLPRVEELFEARKPKGLATVAEVSGTVKMEETKKKRSIIIVTESGEEITYEIPFGSRMKVSNGDSIEAGDEITEGSVNPHDVMRIKGLEGVREYLLSEVQKVYRLQGVDINDKHLEVVVRQMTRKVKVLEPGDTDLLQGTMIDIFDFIEENGRVKKAKLEEAKGDQVLLGITKAALATDSFLSAASFQETTRVLTDAAIKGKIDPLLGLKENVIIGKLIPAGTGMSRYGSVRLNTEIDVEEKEHVNTLED, from the coding sequence TTGATTGAATTAAATAATTTTGATGCCATGCAAATAAGTTTAGCTTCTCCAGAACAGATAAGAGAATGGTCTAGAGGGGAAGTTAAAAAACCAGAAACAATAAATTATAGAACATTAAAACCTGAAAGAGATGGCCTCTTTTGTGAAAGAATATTTGGACCAACAAAAGATTGGGAATGCCATTGTGGAAAATATAAGAGAGTAAGATATAAGGGGATAGTTTGTGATAGATGCGGAGTTGAAGTCACAAAGTCTAAAGTAAGACGTGAGAGAATGGGGCATATAGAACTTGCAGCCCCAGTATCTCATATTTGGTATTTCAAAGGAATACCTTCTCGAATGGGCTTAATGCTAGATATGTCTCCTAGGTCCCTTGAAAAAGTTTTGTACTTTGCGTCTTATATTGTTTTAGATCCTAAAGATACACCTCTTTTAAAGAAACAACTTCTTAATGAAAAAGAATATAGAGAAGCTATAGATAAGTATGGTGAGGAAAGTTTCTCAGCAGGTATGGGAGCAGAATCTGTAAAAGTTTTATTAGAAGAAATTGATTTAGTAAAATCAACTGTGGATTTAAAAGAAGATCTAAAGAATAGTACAGGACAAAAGAAAATAAGAATAATAAGAAGACTTGAAGTTATGGAATCATTTAAAAAGTCAGGAAATAAGCCAGTTTGGATGATTATAGGGGTAATACCTGTAATCCCACCAGATCTAAGACCTATGGTTCAATTAGATGGTGGAAGATTTGCAACTTCTGATTTAAATGATTTATACAGAAGGGTTATAAATAGAAATAATAGATTAAAGAAACTATTAGATTTAGGAGCACCTAATATAATAGTTAGAAATGAAAAGAGAATGCTTCAAGAAGCAGTAGATGCATTGATAGATAACGGTAGAAGAGGTAGGCCTGTAACGGGGCCTGGAAACAGACCACTTAAGTCTTTGTCCGATATGCTTAAAGGAAAACAGGGTAGATTTAGACAGAACTTACTAGGTAAGCGTGTTGACTATTCTGGAAGATCAGTTATTGTTGTTGGACCTGAACTTAAAATGTATCAATGTGGTTTGCCAAAAGAAATGGCACTAGAACTTTTCAAACCTTTCGTTATGAAAAAACTAGTTGAAAATTCTTTGGCACACAACATAAAGAGTGCTAAGAGAATGGTAGAAAGAGTAATGCCACAGGTATGGGATGTACTAGAAGAAGTTATTTCAGATCATCCGGTATTGTTAAACCGTGCACCTACACTGCATAGATTAGGAATTCAAGCATTCCAACCAGTCCTAGTTGAAGGTAGAGCTATAAAACTTCATCCTTTAGTTTGTACAGCTTATAATGCTGACTTTGATGGAGACCAAATGGCAGTCCATGTACCTCTTTCTGTTGAAGCCCAAGCGGAAGCAAGATTTTTAATGCTTGCTGCTGGAAATATTTTAAAGCCATCAGATGGTAAGCCAGTATCAGTTCCTACACAGGATATGATATTAGGTTCATATTATTTGAGTTTAGATAAAGATGGAGAAATAGGTGAAGGAAAGATATTTATATCACCAGAGGAAGCTATTATGGCTTATGAAGTTAAAGAAATTTCTTTACATGCTAAGATAAAAGTTAGGATGACTAGAGAAATTAATGGTGAAATGAAGCAAGGAATAATAAATACTTCTGTTGGTAAACTTATATTTAACGAATCTATACCTCAAGATTTAGGTTTTGTAGATAGAACTTTAGAAGAAAACTTGTTTAAACTTGAAGTTGACTTTTTGATAGATAAAAAGGCTCTTGGTCGCATAGTTGAAAACTGTTATACAGTTCATGGACCAACGCAAACATCAGTAATGCTAGATGAAATCAAAGCAAAGGGATATCATTATTCTACTATTGGAGCTATTACAGTTTCAGTATCTGACATGGTTGTTCCTGGACAGAAAGCTGAATTACTTAAAGAAGCAGAAGAAACTGTTAAGAAGATAGAGAAAATGTATAAAAGAGGATTTATTTCTGAAGAAGAGAGATATGAAAGAGTTATAGATAAGTGGACTAAGACTACTGAAGATGTAGCTAATGCTCTAATGAATAACTTGGATAGATTTAATCCGATATTTATGATGGCTGATTCTGGAGCAAGAGGTTCTAAGAGTCAGATAAAACAGTTAGCGGGTATGAGAGGTCTTATGGCCAATCCATCCGGTAAAATCATAGAACTTCCAATTAAAGCTTCCTTTAGGGAAGGACTAGATGTATTGGAATATTTCATATCAACTCATGGAGCTAGAAAAGGTAATGCTGATACTGCTCTTAAAACAGCTGACTCAGGATATCTTACAAGAAGACTTGTTGATGTTAGTCAAGATGTAATAGTAAGAAATGAAGATTGCAGAACTAAAGATGGAATCTATGTTTCTGAAATTAAAGTTGGAAATGAACCTATAGAAGAATTAAAAGAAAGACTAACAGGAAGATATTCTGCAGAAGATATAATAGATCCAAAAACTGCGAAGGTTATAGTTAAAAATCATACTTATATGACTGGTGAAATAGCAGGAAAAGTACAAAGTGCTGGGGTCAAAAAAGTAAAAATAAGATCAGTATTTAGTTGTGATTGTAAAGTAGGTGTTTGTGCCACTTGTTATGGTATGAATATGGCTACTGGACAAAAGATAACTATAGGTGAGGCTGTAGGTATAATAGCAGCTCAATCCATTGGTGAACCAGGTACACAGCTTACAATGAGAACTTTCCATACCGGTGGAGTTGCAGGAGCCGATATAACTCAAGGACTTCCAAGAGTAGAGGAGCTATTTGAAGCTAGAAAACCAAAGGGATTAGCTACAGTAGCGGAAGTATCTGGTACAGTTAAAATGGAAGAAACAAAGAAAAAGAGATCAATAATTATAGTTACAGAATCAGGTGAGGAGATCACTTATGAGATTCCATTTGGTTCAAGAATGAAAGTTAGTAATGGAGACTCAATTGAGGCTGGAGATGAGATAACAGAAGGGTCAGTAAACCCACATGATGTTATGAGAATTAAAGGACTTGAAGGAGTTAGAGAATATTTATTGTCAGAAGTTCAAAAGGTATATAGATTACAGGGTGTTGATATAAATGATAAGCATCTTGAAGTTGTAGTAAGACAGATGACTAGAAAGGTTAAAGTATTAGAACCAGGAGATACAGACCTTCTACAAGGAACTATGATAGATATATTTGATTTTATAGAAGAGAATGGAAGGGTTAAAAAAGCTAAGTTAGAAGAAGCTAAGGGAGACCAAGTACTTCTCGGAATTACAAAGGCGGCTTTAGCAACAGATTCCTTCTTATCAGCAGCATCCTTCCAAGAAACTACAAGAGTATTAACTGATGCAGCTATAAAAGGTAAAATTGATCCGTTACTAGGACTTAAAGAAAATGTAATCATAGGAAAACTTATCCCTGCTGGTACAGGTATGAGTAGATATGGATCAGTAAGATTAAATACAGAAATTGATGTAGAAGAAAAAGAGCATGTTAATACATTAGAAGATTAA